The following are encoded together in the Diachasmimorpha longicaudata isolate KC_UGA_2023 chromosome 3, iyDiaLong2, whole genome shotgun sequence genome:
- the LOC135159992 gene encoding programmed cell death protein 10-A encodes MTMGDETPVTSLVLPVILRPILSKLESQNVVAAQTLKSALSKAENSHPGITYDLILGIVRRADLSLDMNASVLRLQGVASDCDAIEYRSGRSEDAFQELNRKSTALKRILSRIPDEITDRKTFLETIKEIASAIKKLLDAVNEVTAFIPGIAGKQALDQRKREFVKYSKRFSNTLKEYFKEGQAKAVFISALFLIRQTNMIMITVKNKCE; translated from the exons ATGACAATGGGAGATGAAACACCAGTTACATCACTTGTCCTCCCTGTTATATTACGCCCAATACTCTCGAAG TTGGAGAGCCAAAATGTTGTCGCTGCCCAGACACTCAAGTCAGCCCTGTCCAAGGCGGAGAACAGTCACCCAGGGATCACTTACGATTTGATCCTCGGAATTGTCAGAAGAGCTGACCTGAGTCTCGACATGAATGCCAGTGTACTACGCCTCCAAGGAGTCGCATCAGATTGCGATG CTATTGAGTACCGCTCAGGTAGATCAGAAGATGCATTTCAGGAATTGAACCGTAAATCAACCGCACTGAAGCGAATATTGAGCAGAATTCCAGATGAAATAACAGATCGTAAAACATTCTTAGAAACTATCAA agAGATCGCGAGTGCTATTAAGAAACTATTAGATGCTGTGAACGAGGTGACTGCATTTATACCAGGAATCGCTGGGAAACAGGCGCTGGATCAGAGGAAAAGGGAATTTGTTAAATACAGCAAACGGTTCAGCAATACATTGAAGGAGTATTTTAAAGAAGGACA aGCAAAAGCTGTGTTCATCAGTGCTCTCTTCCTGATCCGACAAACCAACATGATCATGATCACCGTAAAGAACAAATGcgagtaa
- the LOC135159997 gene encoding actin-related protein 2/3 complex subunit 5-C, with protein MSRIDDKKDMGTGFRKIDVDEFSENNFKEEEADGGTTGPTGPDENEIMSLLSQGKHSEALIYALKSAPLDCKNQQVKDQARNVTQKVLLSIKSNQMDEILAQLDRDLMDVLMKYIYRGFEIPSKDSSSHLLVWHEKVYNINGIGSIVRVLTDSKRA; from the exons ATGTCGAGGATTGACGATAAGAAGGATATGGGCACAGGTTTTCGTAAAATTGACGTTGATGAATTTAGTGAGAACAATTTCAAGGAAGAGGAGGCGGATGGAGGAACAACAGGACCAACCGGCCCCGATGAAAACGAAATTATGTCACTACTTAGCCAA GGAAAACACTCGGAAGCACTGATTTATGCCCTCAAATCCGCGCCATTAGACTGTAAAAATCAGCAAGTGAag GACCAGGCGAGGAACGTGACACAGAAGGTTCTGCTCAGTATAAAATCCAACCAAATGGACGAAATCCTCGCACAACTGGACAGAGATCTAATGGATGTGTTGATGAAGTACATTTATCGTGGCTTTGAAATACCCTCGAAGGACAGCAGTTCCCACCTCCTCGTTTGGCACGAAAAAGTATACAATATCAATGGAATTGGTAGTATTGTAAGAGTATTAACTGATAGTAAACGAGCGTAA
- the LOC135159988 gene encoding ATP synthase subunit gamma, mitochondrial isoform X1 has translation MFNNLGLTMLRQTCNLLPLTAATQQPQQRGMATLKTISMRLKSVKNIQKITQSMKMVSAAKYNHAERDLRQARPLGEGTKQFYEQAEIAAPEGSPKQLVVAITSDRGLCGAVHTGVARNIRDTLLADSQLRENTKIICVGEKSKAILSRLFPNNILFVASEVGRKPPTFGDAVKVAAEIMNSGYEFGSGRIVYNKFKSVVSYKVDQLPLFDKAAVSAAPKMSIYDSLDESVIQSYMEFSLASLLFYSMKEGACSEQSSRMTAMDNASKNAGEMIDKLTLTFNRTRQAVITRELIEIISGAAALD, from the exons ATG TTTAATAACCTCGGACTCACCATGCTCCGCCAAACATGCAACCTTCTTCCCCTAACAGCTGCGACTCAGCAGCCCCAGCAGAGGGGTATGGCAACATTGAAGACAATCTCCATGCGTCTGAAGtccgtaaaaaatattcaaaaaatcacGCAGTCCATGAAGATGGTGTCAGCAGCAAAGTACAATCATGCTGAGCGTGATTTGAGACAGGCGAGACCACTTGGTGAGGGAACTAAACAATTTTATGAACAAGCGGAGATCGCTGCACCTGAGGGCTCACCAAAACAACTTGTTGTGGCCATTACTAGTGATCGAGGCCTCTGTGGAGCTGTTCACACTGGTGTTGCCCGTAATATTCGTGACACTTTGCTCGCTGATTCTCAACTGAGAGAGAATACCAAAATTATTTGTGTTGGAGAGAAGTCTAAAGCTATTCTGTCACGATTATTCCCGAATAATATTCTTTTTGTGGCTTCGGAGGTCGGCAGGAAGCCACCAACCTTTGGAGATGCTGTCAAAGTTGCTGCTGAGATCATGAACTCGGG ATATGAATTCGGAAGTGGACGCATCGTCTACAACAAATTCAAGTCCGTAGTCTCGTACAAAGTGGACCAGCTTCCCCTGTTCGACAAGGCCGCAGTGTCAGCTGCCCCAAAAATGTCGATTTACGATTCCCTCGATGAGAGTGTGATCCAGAGCTACATGGAATTCTCTCTTGCCTCACTCCTGTTTTACTCAATGAAGGAAGGCGCATGCAGCGAACAATCCAGCAGAATGACGGCCATGGACAATGCCAGTAAAAATGCTGGAGAGATGATTGACAAACTCACTCTGACGTTCAATCGTACACGTCAAGCTGTCATTACCAGGGAGCTCATCGAAATTATCTCTGGTGCTGCTGCCTTGGATTGA
- the LOC135159988 gene encoding ATP synthase subunit gamma, mitochondrial isoform X2 produces MLRQTCNLLPLTAATQQPQQRGMATLKTISMRLKSVKNIQKITQSMKMVSAAKYNHAERDLRQARPLGEGTKQFYEQAEIAAPEGSPKQLVVAITSDRGLCGAVHTGVARNIRDTLLADSQLRENTKIICVGEKSKAILSRLFPNNILFVASEVGRKPPTFGDAVKVAAEIMNSGYEFGSGRIVYNKFKSVVSYKVDQLPLFDKAAVSAAPKMSIYDSLDESVIQSYMEFSLASLLFYSMKEGACSEQSSRMTAMDNASKNAGEMIDKLTLTFNRTRQAVITRELIEIISGAAALD; encoded by the exons ATGCTCCGCCAAACATGCAACCTTCTTCCCCTAACAGCTGCGACTCAGCAGCCCCAGCAGAGGGGTATGGCAACATTGAAGACAATCTCCATGCGTCTGAAGtccgtaaaaaatattcaaaaaatcacGCAGTCCATGAAGATGGTGTCAGCAGCAAAGTACAATCATGCTGAGCGTGATTTGAGACAGGCGAGACCACTTGGTGAGGGAACTAAACAATTTTATGAACAAGCGGAGATCGCTGCACCTGAGGGCTCACCAAAACAACTTGTTGTGGCCATTACTAGTGATCGAGGCCTCTGTGGAGCTGTTCACACTGGTGTTGCCCGTAATATTCGTGACACTTTGCTCGCTGATTCTCAACTGAGAGAGAATACCAAAATTATTTGTGTTGGAGAGAAGTCTAAAGCTATTCTGTCACGATTATTCCCGAATAATATTCTTTTTGTGGCTTCGGAGGTCGGCAGGAAGCCACCAACCTTTGGAGATGCTGTCAAAGTTGCTGCTGAGATCATGAACTCGGG ATATGAATTCGGAAGTGGACGCATCGTCTACAACAAATTCAAGTCCGTAGTCTCGTACAAAGTGGACCAGCTTCCCCTGTTCGACAAGGCCGCAGTGTCAGCTGCCCCAAAAATGTCGATTTACGATTCCCTCGATGAGAGTGTGATCCAGAGCTACATGGAATTCTCTCTTGCCTCACTCCTGTTTTACTCAATGAAGGAAGGCGCATGCAGCGAACAATCCAGCAGAATGACGGCCATGGACAATGCCAGTAAAAATGCTGGAGAGATGATTGACAAACTCACTCTGACGTTCAATCGTACACGTCAAGCTGTCATTACCAGGGAGCTCATCGAAATTATCTCTGGTGCTGCTGCCTTGGATTGA